GAAAGCCGATGTCTCCTATCACCTGGGGAATATGAAAGGCCAGTCGCTCCAGCGTGCGTACATTGTCATGTACTCTTATGCTTTTTGTTTCGTCTGTCAGTAGTGAAAATACGCTGAGTGTCTTATGTACTTCGAACTGCCAGTCTTCGATGAATACGTTTATGCTGTAATACATGTCCTGGTATGTTTATTTTCTGTGATCAGTACTGAATGATACTTCCTGCCAGCGTGCAGATTCTTCCAGCATTTTTGCCGCGTTGTTTTTGAGCATTTCCACCGCATCAGTACCCACCGGAAGGTGTAGTGGCGGTTGTGCGGTGTGTGCTATCTGAATAACTACCTGGGCCAGTTTTACCGGATCGCCGGGTTGCTGTCCGTGGAACTGCTCCGGTACATGCCTGACCTGTCCAACGGTTTCATCATAGTCCGCTATCTTATTAGCGCTTTCCTGATAGGAAGCTTTGCCAAGAAAGTCGGTGCTGAATAGTCCGGGAGCTAACGCTGTTACATGTATACCTAATGGTGCTACTTCCTGGGCAAGGCCTTTTGAAATGCCTTCCACGGCAAATTTTGTGGAGCCATATATGCCCCATCCGATAATCGCATCATATCCGAACAGGGATGAGATGTTAATAATGTGACCTGATCTGCGTTGACGCATAGCAGGCAAAACGGCGCGTGTCACATTCAGCAGACCAAATACATTGGTATCATACTGTTTTCTGACTTCTACATCTGACGCTTCTTCAACTCCCGCCAATAAGCCGTAGCCGGCATTGTTGATGAGTACATCAATCTGTCCAAATTTGCCAAGTGCTTCCGCTACGGCAGCTTTTACCTGTGCTTCATTTGTAACGTCCATTGTTACTACTGCCAGTGTATCAGGGTGTCCTAACGCTGTAACCAGTTCTGCAGCGCCTGAACGTACGGTTGCAATGACCTTGTCACCTGCTGCCAGTGCAGCTTTTGTTATTTCCAGACCGAAGCCTTTAGAGGCGCCGGTGATCATTAATGTTTTCTGTGATGCCATGGAGATAATGATTTGAGATAGATGAAGATTCAATACCAGTATCAAAATTAACAGCAGTGTATAACCGGGTCAATGTACAGATAGGCGCGAAAAAGGTATGTATCGCTACAGCTATAAAGAAAGAGCGCGTATCAGCGACGAAAAACAGTGTTATCAGCGAAATATCACTGATCTGGAAAATGGAATTGAATGTAAGTTGTTGATAGCCAATGTTTGGTCCTCCTGGCATATTATTCGGAACCCTGAGGTACAGGTATGGGTATATAAAAATTCAGGAATCATGAACAGGAGACAAACATTTGCGACCGATCTGACGATTGACCTCGCCATCGATAAATACCAGCTGAAGGATTTTTCATTTGCTGTCGATGAAATAGGGGGGGAGGAGCATCAGCACTTTGACAGAACTGCTCATAGTAACAATTACAAGGTGATACTGCTTACGCAGGGCGCTTGCTATTGTGATATAGGATCGGACAGTCTGAAGATAGACACGGGGCATATTGCCGTGATCAGGCCCGGGCAGTTCTGCCGTGTTGTACCTGACGAGATGACCAGCGGTTTTGTTTTATCATTTAGTTATGACTTCCTGCAACTGGCAGCGGGAGCACCTGGTATTATACTCCCTCATCTGCATCCCGGTTTTAATGAACATTACACGATACCTGTTACGCCTGCGGCATTATTGCCTATAGCTGAGATAGCGTTGCAGATATGGGAGGAATATCACTCCTGTTCTGATTTAAGAGATGAGATGATCAGAAGTCTGTTCCGGATCTTTATTCTCTATGTGAGCCGCCTCAATACAGATAGTAATGATATCAATTACGGCAAGTGTTCTCCATTGGTAAGACGTTTTTTTAGTTTGCTGGAGCACTCATTTACGACCATGAAAATGCCGGCTGATTATGCAGATATGCTCGCTGTTACACCAGCTTATCTGAATGAACTGGTGAAGCGAAGTTGCGGGTTCACAACCAGCTACTGTATACAACAACGCATTGTAACAGAAGCAAAACGGCTGATCATGTATACGGAGCTTAGTTTGAAGGAAATTGCTTACCGGATAGGGTTCGAAGATGCGTCTCACTTCAGTAAGTTCTTTAAGAAGTTCACCGGTAAGCGGTATTCAGATTTCCGGCGGCAGGTAGCCGCTTAAAAGGCATCAATAGTTAAACATCTATATATCCTACTCAACAATTATTTTTTATGAAAAATACAAATGAATTACTACAGCTGGTGCTGGATGCCCACGGCGGTATAGCTAAATGGCAGTCTTTACAGCAGATAAAAGCACATGTACGCATAGGTGGTCTGACCTGGACTATTAAAGGGCATGAAGGTGTGCTGAACGATATTCATTTTTCCGGTAAGCTGCATGAACAGCAGGCCAGCTGGGAATCGATCTTCTCACCTGGATGGCGTTCTGCATTTACAGCAGACCGGGTGGCCCTGCTGGATGCTGCGGGTAAGCTGGTAGAAGAGCTGAATGACCCGCGCGCTTCTTTTGCAGGTCATACCATAGAGACGCCTTGGAGCAGACTACAGTTGATCTATTTCTGTAGTTATGCGACATGGAATTATCTGACCACACCATTTAACCTGACGTTACCCGGTTATCAGTTAACGGAGATAGAACCCTGGCAGCAGGATGGCGAAACATGGCGCAGGCTGGAGGTCATATTCCCCGATCATATAGCTACCCATAGCAAACGCCAGCTGTTTTACTTTGATGCCAAGGGACAGCTTAAAAGGCACGATTACTGGCCGGAAGTGTTAGGGGGTTCTTCTGCTACGCAGATCATTAATGGGTACAGGGATTTTGCCGGTATCAAGACTGGAACTGAAAGAAAGATCTATATACTGAATGATGCTGACAACAGCTATCAGTTGGAACCTGTCTTAGTGTCCATTGACGTACTTGATATTCAGTTTTCCTAAGCATTTAACCATAAATACGCACATCATATGAGTATAGTAGTTAATTATCACGCGACTGCTCCCACCCAATATATTGACGTAGATGGAATCCGTTATGCCTATCGCGTACTGGGTGAACCATCGGCCATCCCACTGATCTGTTTTCAGCATTTTACCGGAACGCTGGATAACTGGGACCCCATTATTACCAATGGTCTTGCTGCAAACCGACAGGTCATTATTTTTGACAATAAAGGTGTTGGCAATTCAACAGGTACTACGCCCGATAGTGTTGCTGCTATGACAGCCGATGCGATTGAATTTATAGCGGCATTAGGTATAAAGAAA
The DNA window shown above is from Chitinophaga agri and carries:
- a CDS encoding oxidoreductase, which codes for MASQKTLMITGASKGFGLEITKAALAAGDKVIATVRSGAAELVTALGHPDTLAVVTMDVTNEAQVKAAVAEALGKFGQIDVLINNAGYGLLAGVEEASDVEVRKQYDTNVFGLLNVTRAVLPAMRQRRSGHIINISSLFGYDAIIGWGIYGSTKFAVEGISKGLAQEVAPLGIHVTALAPGLFSTDFLGKASYQESANKIADYDETVGQVRHVPEQFHGQQPGDPVKLAQVVIQIAHTAQPPLHLPVGTDAVEMLKNNAAKMLEESARWQEVSFSTDHRK
- a CDS encoding AraC family transcriptional regulator, producing MNRRQTFATDLTIDLAIDKYQLKDFSFAVDEIGGEEHQHFDRTAHSNNYKVILLTQGACYCDIGSDSLKIDTGHIAVIRPGQFCRVVPDEMTSGFVLSFSYDFLQLAAGAPGIILPHLHPGFNEHYTIPVTPAALLPIAEIALQIWEEYHSCSDLRDEMIRSLFRIFILYVSRLNTDSNDINYGKCSPLVRRFFSLLEHSFTTMKMPADYADMLAVTPAYLNELVKRSCGFTTSYCIQQRIVTEAKRLIMYTELSLKEIAYRIGFEDASHFSKFFKKFTGKRYSDFRRQVAA